Proteins from a single region of Chloroherpeton thalassium ATCC 35110:
- a CDS encoding YtxH domain-containing protein — translation MSTTKDVTLGILSFAAGITIGLLLAPKSGKELREDIGHASKDALESARKAAKEAADAAKEAAAAAKKATHHLQHAYNDIDLSSPSTEEIESDLVK, via the coding sequence ATGTCAACAACAAAAGATGTCACACTGGGAATTTTATCGTTTGCTGCTGGTATTACTATTGGACTTTTGCTCGCGCCAAAGTCAGGCAAAGAGCTTCGTGAAGATATTGGCCACGCATCGAAAGATGCTTTAGAATCCGCCAGAAAAGCCGCGAAGGAAGCGGCTGATGCGGCAAAAGAAGCTGCGGCTGCGGCCAAAAAGGCCACGCATCATCTTCAACATGCCTATAATGACATAGATTTGTCAAGTCCGAGCACGGAAGAAATCGAAAGCGATTTAGTCAAATAG
- a CDS encoding acylphosphatase, translating into MQQRFHVIAEGLVQGVGYRWFIAQAAKRFGLKGFVRNLSDGTVEMDIQGEADRFDAFFAEAKKGPFGAQVLKIRRLQKPATNEFTGFEIRRS; encoded by the coding sequence ATGCAACAGCGATTTCATGTAATTGCGGAAGGCCTGGTTCAAGGTGTTGGTTATAGATGGTTTATTGCACAAGCGGCCAAGCGATTTGGGCTAAAAGGATTTGTAAGAAACCTTTCGGACGGCACGGTTGAAATGGACATTCAAGGTGAAGCTGATCGCTTCGATGCGTTTTTTGCAGAAGCCAAAAAAGGTCCGTTTGGCGCGCAGGTTTTAAAAATACGTCGTTTGCAAAAACCAGCAACCAATGAATTTACAGGCTTTGAAATCCGAAGATCATAG
- the ftsH gene encoding ATP-dependent zinc metalloprotease FtsH, with protein MSSNIFNPEPDDSDEQKKNGKPKFSAIYYVMAILVLIGIQLTFFLSNTTPEKSYSEFHKLIEEDKIDAVKISPTRIYALLKPGTAEVEEIRRDKQNQPFSFFRSKGNNREFFVVAVKDNNLIERLEEKKIRYQGIQDGNWFTDLVQWVFPFAILLGIYFFVFRRMNPGSQVMNIAKNKAELYEEDDDTKVTFADVAGLNEAKEEVMEVVDFLKDPKRFTKLGGKLPKGVLLVGPPGTGKTLLAKAVAGEAGAPFFSISGSDFVEMFVGVGAARVRDLFKQAKEKAPCIIFIDEIDAVGRSRGKGMMMGINDERENTLNQLLVEMDGFATDKGVIMMAATNRPDVLDSALLRPGRFDRQVMVDKPDLNGRIEIFKVHTKNIPLGKDVDLKVLSSQTPGFAGADIANIANEAALLASRRGKEAVEMIDFQDAIERVIAGLEKKNKVINPKEKRIVAYHESGHAIIGWLLPTNDTVQKVSIVPRGVSALGYTINMPLEDRYLMTKDELIERICALLGGRVAEEIVFGKISTGAQNDLERVTEIAYSMVSVYGMSEKLGYISYLDSSNPYLGGPGIDKKYGEETARIIDEEVAAIIREAHHKTREILMENRDKLEKMANDLLKREVLNYKDIEEILGKRANLDDGVWHPGQTQETEGAEITPEANLELSEPDTSKLNPDLSEDERKSLEEAVEKIKASRQNQKN; from the coding sequence ATGTCAAGTAATATTTTTAATCCAGAACCGGACGACTCAGACGAACAGAAGAAAAACGGCAAGCCGAAGTTTTCAGCGATCTATTATGTTATGGCCATTTTGGTGCTGATTGGCATTCAACTCACATTTTTTCTATCGAACACCACGCCTGAAAAATCATACAGCGAATTCCATAAACTCATTGAAGAAGATAAAATCGATGCGGTGAAAATCTCACCCACAAGAATTTACGCGCTGCTCAAACCAGGAACAGCTGAAGTCGAGGAAATTCGCCGCGACAAGCAAAACCAGCCATTTTCATTTTTCCGATCAAAGGGAAATAACCGCGAATTCTTTGTGGTGGCAGTCAAAGATAACAACCTCATCGAGCGCCTTGAGGAGAAAAAGATCCGCTATCAGGGCATTCAAGATGGGAATTGGTTCACCGATCTGGTGCAATGGGTTTTCCCGTTTGCCATTTTGCTCGGCATTTATTTCTTCGTTTTCCGGCGCATGAATCCTGGCTCGCAGGTGATGAACATCGCGAAAAACAAGGCCGAGCTTTATGAGGAAGATGACGACACAAAAGTAACCTTTGCCGATGTTGCTGGCCTGAACGAGGCAAAAGAAGAAGTGATGGAAGTCGTTGACTTTTTGAAAGATCCAAAACGCTTTACCAAACTTGGCGGCAAATTGCCAAAAGGCGTTTTGCTTGTCGGCCCTCCTGGAACGGGAAAAACCCTTTTGGCCAAAGCGGTTGCTGGCGAAGCGGGCGCGCCGTTTTTCAGCATCAGCGGCTCGGACTTTGTGGAAATGTTTGTCGGTGTGGGCGCAGCGCGCGTTCGCGACTTATTTAAGCAGGCGAAGGAAAAAGCGCCGTGTATTATTTTTATCGATGAAATCGATGCTGTCGGGCGCAGTCGCGGCAAGGGCATGATGATGGGCATCAACGACGAGCGCGAAAATACCTTGAACCAATTGCTTGTTGAAATGGACGGCTTCGCAACCGACAAGGGCGTAATTATGATGGCCGCCACCAACCGCCCCGACGTGCTCGATAGCGCGCTGTTGCGTCCAGGCCGTTTTGACCGGCAAGTCATGGTCGACAAGCCCGATTTGAACGGTCGGATTGAAATTTTCAAAGTTCACACCAAAAATATTCCGCTCGGAAAAGACGTCGATTTGAAAGTGCTTTCGTCGCAAACGCCGGGTTTTGCAGGGGCCGACATTGCAAACATTGCGAACGAAGCGGCTTTGCTTGCGTCGCGTCGCGGCAAAGAAGCCGTTGAAATGATTGACTTTCAAGATGCAATTGAGCGCGTCATCGCGGGTCTTGAAAAGAAAAATAAAGTCATCAATCCGAAGGAAAAACGCATTGTGGCCTATCACGAATCCGGCCATGCGATTATTGGCTGGCTGCTGCCGACAAACGACACGGTGCAGAAAGTTTCAATTGTGCCGCGCGGTGTGAGCGCATTGGGCTACACCATCAACATGCCACTTGAGGATCGTTATTTGATGACGAAAGACGAGCTCATCGAACGAATTTGCGCATTGCTCGGCGGACGCGTGGCGGAAGAAATTGTTTTTGGAAAAATTTCGACCGGCGCACAAAACGACTTGGAGCGCGTGACGGAAATCGCGTATAGCATGGTGTCGGTTTATGGCATGAGCGAAAAATTGGGCTACATCTCGTATCTCGATTCCAGCAATCCGTATTTGGGCGGCCCTGGCATTGATAAGAAATACGGCGAAGAAACTGCCCGAATTATCGATGAGGAAGTTGCGGCCATCATTCGCGAGGCGCATCACAAAACGCGCGAAATTTTGATGGAAAACCGCGATAAGCTTGAAAAAATGGCGAACGATTTGCTCAAGCGCGAAGTGCTGAATTACAAGGATATCGAGGAAATTTTAGGCAAACGCGCAAACCTTGATGATGGCGTTTGGCATCCAGGCCAAACTCAAGAGACGGAAGGCGCTGAAATCACACCTGAAGCAAACTTGGAATTAAGCGAACCCGATACGTCTAAATTGAATCCTGATTTATCGGAAGACGAACGAAAATCGCTTGAAGAAGCGGTGGAAAAAATCAAAGCGTCGCGCCAAAATCAAAAAAATTGA
- the trpC gene encoding indole-3-glycerol phosphate synthase TrpC, with amino-acid sequence MTYLDKILEHKRKEIEALKPQNFKKQFESQAENLPAPRDFAAALRRKAPSEPLRLIAELKKASPSRGVMVHDFKPLEIAERYRTLGASAYSVLTDEEFFQGHANYLKAVRENFDLPVLRKDFIIDESQIYEARLLGADALLLIVAALSPEALLQFRELAESLGMSALVEVHSKPELDIAVACGATIIGVNNRDLRTFKVNIQTSVELFASYPNDVIAVSESGIKTPEDLQQLADAGFDAVLIGEGLITSERLAAYGWNEK; translated from the coding sequence ATGACCTATTTAGATAAAATTCTTGAGCATAAACGAAAAGAAATTGAGGCGTTGAAGCCGCAAAATTTCAAAAAGCAATTTGAATCGCAGGCCGAAAACTTGCCTGCTCCGCGCGATTTTGCGGCAGCGCTTCGGCGAAAAGCGCCCAGCGAGCCGCTGCGCTTGATTGCCGAGCTGAAAAAGGCATCGCCATCGCGCGGCGTGATGGTGCATGATTTTAAGCCGCTTGAAATTGCAGAACGCTATCGCACGTTAGGCGCTTCGGCTTATTCCGTCCTAACGGATGAAGAGTTTTTCCAAGGCCATGCAAATTACTTAAAAGCCGTTCGGGAAAATTTTGACTTGCCGGTGCTTCGCAAGGATTTTATTATCGATGAAAGCCAGATTTATGAAGCGCGGCTTTTGGGTGCAGACGCGCTTCTTTTGATTGTCGCGGCGCTTTCGCCTGAAGCGCTGTTGCAGTTTCGCGAGCTTGCCGAATCGCTTGGCATGAGCGCATTGGTGGAAGTGCATTCCAAACCGGAATTGGACATTGCGGTGGCGTGCGGCGCAACCATCATTGGCGTCAACAACCGAGATTTGAGAACCTTCAAGGTTAATATTCAAACCTCCGTTGAGCTTTTTGCAAGTTATCCTAACGATGTGATTGCTGTTTCTGAAAGTGGCATCAAAACGCCAGAAGATTTGCAGCAACTCGCCGATGCGGGATTTGATGCGGTGCTCATCGGCGAAGGGCTCATCACGAGCGAGCGTTTGGCCGCGTATGGCTGGAACGAAAAATAG
- a CDS encoding tetratricopeptide repeat protein, which translates to MSETHINRQINQGAGSTYNEIHHIIINSVDYKILTEEIEELKADIQEATCDERRLKKSKKLTEKEAQLEDLKQTVLRLHETFTKIPINTERLRLAKARFEKGEFREADAILDPEPIRHEVKYLKSEKAKKEEEIAAIDETLRDKANEFLIKAQLWKTFYSKPNWFEQTSHFFEESLSAAPTLEGLFQYAVFLHKHNQFQKAQPLYEEALQIYRKLAEENPEAFLPDVAMTLNNLAVLHSDKNELSVAQASYQEALQIYRKLAEENPEAFLPDVAMTLNNLAVLHSDKNELSVAQASYQEALQIQRKLAEENPEAFLPDVATTLNNLAVLHSDKNELSVAQASYQEALQIRRKLAEENPEAFLPNVAMTLNNLAVLHSDKNELSMAQETYQEALQIYRTLAEDNPQAFLPDVATTLNNLANLQQSKNELSMAQASCQEALQIYRTLAEDNPQAFLPDVAMTLNNLAVLQKAKNELSVAQASYQEALQIQRKLAEENPEAFLPDVATTLNNLAVLQKAKNELSVAQASYQEALQIRRKLAKANPEAFLPNVAMTLNNLAALYYAKNELSVAQASYQEALNIYRKLAEENPEAFLPDVATTLNNLAALYYAKNELSLAQASYQEALQIYRKLAEENPEAFLPYVATTAINLSIFYLQAKPDKETSIAFAKETLEIAILFQHVPSVLDNGRKAVQVLQANGVDVKAFLEELDQKYGEQ; encoded by the coding sequence ATGTCCGAAACGCATATCAACAGGCAGATTAATCAAGGTGCGGGAAGCACCTACAACGAAATTCATCACATCATTATCAATTCGGTTGATTATAAAATTTTAACCGAAGAGATTGAGGAACTGAAAGCAGACATTCAAGAGGCGACTTGCGACGAGCGGCGCTTGAAAAAGTCAAAAAAATTGACGGAAAAAGAAGCGCAATTGGAAGACCTGAAGCAAACCGTCCTTCGCCTGCATGAGACTTTTACGAAAATCCCGATAAATACCGAGCGGCTCAGGCTTGCAAAGGCGCGTTTTGAGAAAGGCGAGTTTCGCGAAGCCGATGCCATTTTGGACCCCGAACCCATACGCCACGAAGTCAAGTACCTGAAAAGCGAGAAGGCGAAAAAAGAAGAAGAGATAGCGGCAATAGACGAGACGCTAAGAGATAAGGCCAACGAGTTTTTGATTAAAGCCCAGCTTTGGAAAACCTTTTATAGCAAACCGAATTGGTTCGAACAAACCTCCCATTTTTTTGAAGAATCCCTAAGCGCCGCGCCCACGCTGGAAGGCCTGTTTCAATACGCTGTGTTTTTACATAAACACAACCAATTCCAAAAAGCGCAGCCGCTCTATGAAGAAGCGCTGCAAATCTATCGGAAGCTGGCTGAGGAGAATCCAGAGGCCTTCTTGCCCGATGTGGCCATGACCTTGAACAATTTGGCTGTTTTGCATTCGGATAAAAACGAGCTGAGCGTGGCGCAAGCGTCTTACCAAGAAGCCCTGCAAATCTATCGGAAGCTGGCTGAGGAGAATCCAGAGGCCTTCTTGCCCGATGTGGCGATGACCTTGAACAATTTGGCTGTTTTGCATTCGGATAAAAACGAGCTGAGCGTGGCGCAAGCGTCTTACCAAGAAGCGCTGCAAATCCAAAGGAAGCTGGCAGAGGAGAATCCAGAGGCCTTCTTGCCTGATGTAGCAACGACCTTGAACAATTTGGCTGTTTTGCATTCGGATAAAAACGAGCTGAGCGTGGCGCAAGCGTCTTACCAAGAAGCCCTGCAAATCCGAAGGAAGCTGGCAGAGGAGAATCCAGAGGCCTTCTTGCCTAATGTGGCCATGACCTTGAACAATTTGGCTGTTTTGCATTCGGATAAAAACGAGCTGAGCATGGCGCAAGAGACTTACCAAGAAGCGCTGCAAATCTATCGGACGCTGGCTGAGGACAATCCTCAGGCCTTCTTGCCTGATGTAGCAACGACCTTGAACAATTTGGCAAATTTGCAACAGTCAAAAAACGAGCTGAGCATGGCGCAAGCGTCTTGCCAAGAAGCGCTGCAAATCTATCGGACGCTGGCTGAGGACAATCCTCAGGCCTTCTTGCCCGATGTGGCGATGACCTTGAACAATTTGGCTGTTTTGCAAAAGGCAAAAAACGAGCTGAGCGTGGCGCAAGCGTCTTACCAAGAAGCGCTGCAAATCCAAAGGAAGCTGGCAGAGGAGAATCCAGAGGCCTTCTTGCCTGATGTAGCAACGACCTTGAACAATTTGGCTGTTTTGCAAAAGGCAAAAAACGAGCTGAGCGTGGCGCAAGCGTCTTACCAAGAAGCCCTGCAAATCCGAAGGAAGCTGGCCAAGGCGAATCCAGAGGCCTTCTTGCCTAATGTAGCGATGACCTTGAACAATTTGGCAGCTTTGTATTATGCAAAAAACGAGCTGAGCGTGGCGCAAGCGTCTTACCAAGAAGCGCTGAACATATATCGGAAGCTGGCAGAGGAGAATCCAGAGGCCTTCTTGCCTGATGTAGCAACGACCTTGAACAATTTGGCAGCTTTGTATTATGCAAAAAACGAGTTGAGCTTGGCGCAAGCGTCTTACCAAGAAGCGCTGCAAATCTATCGGAAGCTGGCCGAGGAGAATCCAGAGGCCTTCTTGCCTTATGTGGCTACCACCGCTATCAACCTCAGTATTTTTTATTTGCAGGCAAAACCGGATAAGGAAACATCTATCGCGTTCGCAAAAGAGACGCTGGAAATTGCGATTCTTTTCCAGCATGTGCCCAGTGTACTTGACAATGGGAGAAAGGCCGTTCAGGTATTGCAGGCAAACGGTGTGGATGTGAAGGCGTTTTTGGAAGAACTTGACCAAAAATATGGAGAGCAGTAA